In Marivivens aquimaris, one genomic interval encodes:
- the ygiD gene encoding 4,5-DOPA-extradiol-dioxygenase, producing MTIATDLQNLRDRLAPSDRMPLVFLGHGSPMNAIEDTKFSRAWTELGQSLPRPKAILVVSAHWMTQGTTLVDVSKMPRTIHDFYGFPQALYDQQYAAEGDPELARTVASLLASHHAEEDDTWGLDHGAWTVLKFLYPDADVPVFQVSIDMGRDLDHQLEIGRTLSELRDRGVLILGSGNVVHNLRAMRPGGAPQDFATEFDTLFKDKLEDRDLAHLADRNKLGSLLTMAHPSVDHYMPALTIAGASDDKDKLTFMTDAIDLGSVSMRSFVFHA from the coding sequence TCTCGGTCACGGCAGCCCGATGAACGCGATCGAAGACACAAAGTTCAGCCGCGCATGGACCGAATTGGGCCAGAGCCTGCCGCGTCCCAAGGCCATCCTCGTGGTGTCCGCCCACTGGATGACCCAAGGCACCACGCTGGTCGACGTGTCCAAGATGCCGCGCACGATCCACGATTTCTACGGCTTCCCGCAGGCACTCTATGACCAGCAGTACGCGGCAGAGGGCGATCCCGAACTGGCCCGCACCGTGGCCAGTCTCCTCGCCAGCCACCACGCCGAAGAGGATGACACATGGGGCCTCGACCACGGCGCATGGACCGTGCTGAAGTTCCTCTATCCCGACGCCGATGTGCCTGTTTTTCAGGTGTCGATCGACATGGGCCGCGACCTCGATCACCAGTTGGAGATTGGCCGCACCCTGTCCGAACTGCGCGACCGCGGTGTGCTGATCCTCGGTTCGGGCAACGTCGTCCACAACCTGCGCGCCATGCGTCCGGGCGGCGCGCCGCAGGACTTCGCGACTGAGTTCGACACGCTGTTCAAGGACAAGCTGGAGGACCGCGATCTGGCGCACCTCGCCGACCGGAATAAACTTGGCTCGCTCCTGACCATGGCGCACCCGTCCGTGGACCACTACATGCCCGCGCTGACCATCGCCGGCGCGTCGGATGACAAGGACAAGCTGACGTTCATGACCGACGCCATCGACCTCGGTTCCGTGTCCATGCGGTCCTTCGTGTTCCACGCGTAA
- a CDS encoding metallophosphoesterase family protein yields the protein MTFRFIHSSDLHIGRKFANIPQDADGNIRGRLMEARHNAIEKLAAAARDNGAGHVLLAGDTFDTPTPSPSLVRQALAAMGDASDVTWWIIPGNHDNLRGAEPLWDMIASDGPANVRPVTEAAPIEVEPNVYLLPCPVQYRASGTDPTEALMRMETPEGALRIGLAHGGITDFTESGEVIAADRDRTARLDYLALGDWHGRIAVSPRVHYSGSPEQDRYKHGRRGLCLLVSVDAGAEPDVTEIETGHFLWQELPMDLVSGQNPAEELERLLPASGRRNVLLRVRATGWAGLADHAELERAVIKVGPEFACFDLRAEALRARYDPTDLDEIDSSGGALRITAEALMTEASDALSEDDRSIAAEALARLYSYVKEDAQ from the coding sequence ATGACGTTCCGGTTTATCCATTCCTCCGACCTTCATATCGGTCGCAAGTTCGCCAACATCCCGCAGGATGCCGACGGCAATATCCGTGGCCGCCTGATGGAAGCGCGGCACAACGCCATCGAAAAACTCGCCGCCGCCGCGCGTGATAACGGCGCTGGGCATGTGCTGCTCGCGGGCGATACGTTTGATACGCCGACGCCGTCGCCCTCGCTCGTCCGGCAAGCGCTGGCCGCGATGGGTGACGCGAGCGATGTGACGTGGTGGATCATCCCCGGCAACCACGACAACTTGCGCGGTGCCGAACCGCTTTGGGATATGATCGCGTCCGACGGCCCCGCCAACGTCCGTCCCGTGACCGAAGCCGCCCCGATCGAGGTCGAACCAAACGTCTACCTGCTGCCCTGCCCCGTCCAGTACCGCGCCAGCGGCACCGATCCGACCGAAGCGCTCATGCGTATGGAAACGCCCGAAGGCGCGCTGCGTATCGGCCTTGCCCACGGCGGCATTACCGATTTCACCGAAAGCGGAGAGGTCATCGCAGCCGACCGCGACCGCACCGCTCGCCTTGATTATCTCGCGCTGGGCGACTGGCACGGCCGCATCGCCGTCAGCCCCCGCGTCCATTACTCCGGCAGCCCAGAACAGGACCGCTACAAGCACGGTCGCCGCGGGCTGTGTCTGCTCGTCTCGGTCGATGCCGGTGCCGAGCCCGATGTGACCGAGATCGAGACCGGCCATTTCCTTTGGCAGGAACTCCCGATGGACCTCGTCTCCGGCCAGAACCCCGCCGAGGAACTGGAGCGCCTGCTTCCCGCCTCCGGTCGTCGCAACGTGCTGCTGCGCGTCCGCGCGACAGGCTGGGCCGGCCTTGCCGACCATGCCGAACTGGAACGCGCGGTGATCAAGGTCGGACCCGAATTCGCGTGCTTCGACCTGAGGGCCGAGGCACTGCGGGCGCGCTATGACCCCACAGACCTCGACGAGATTGACAGCAGTGGCGGCGCGCTTCGCATCACCGCCGAAGCCCTCATGACCGAGGCCAGCGATGCGCTGTCCGAAGATGACCGCTCCATCGCGGCGGAGGCCCTCGCACGGCTTTACAGCTACGTGAAGGAGGACGCGCAATGA
- a CDS encoding AAA family ATPase yields the protein MKIRAIELHNVRRFTDPVRIDNFGDGLNVLCEANEFGKSTIFDSLHAVFFTKSGSTAKDIKALRPHSGGPVSIGVEVETGGEVFTIRKRWFSKAETKVFQGASLIAQADAAEDWISRLLGQDGTGPAGLVWVRQGLTDLGTGAKDSLEARRDLMSSVSEEVELMTGGRRMDAALKRCEEDLAVLATNTGKARAGGPWKAAEDRVAELTERRNALQISADQLAEALRDRTAARKRLASLNDPDEAEARKVKLADAKTAFEAATKFADDLEGLQRKADLAKLTHQQAAEKCERVTAAMAEHETAKRLVMDAVDKANSAEAKFEDALQADDAAKSAVDIAAAATTKASADLRRAERAASAQESAARREEKEAQIKAAEDARTKVETTAAAITGPDAKALQKVEDLARAVANAIAIRNASAPNIVAHYDGTTALNIDGQDIENGKLIPISRNTRIMVPGVGSLDIRPPESGNADQVAVAEAALRVALETLGAETIEEARARAAARQNAEVAHRETKASFNALAPDGIDAIRAQLAKLPEPEEAEGAPVLEAATKALEAAQTTEKELRAKAETTRHQLGEATNERGVAQANLNNANDRLARALAVLPEGGADQEHLQAEAEKARRTWATLDEECQAKAANAPDLEMAKASYTRLQSADEMIAKDIAALEGQILVLNERIKHASGDAVEEELAETAQELEVAEATLRHIVREVAVLQRLKTALTGARTEARDRYFAPVARELRPLLNLLWPEAELEWSEDNLLPTSLKRGTVAEDLSILSGGTQEQIALLVRLAFARMLSNAGRSAPVILDDALVFTDDDRIERMFDALHRQASDIQIIVLTCRQRAFRDLGGQMLTQSPAQFID from the coding sequence ATGAAGATCCGCGCTATCGAGCTCCACAACGTCCGCCGCTTCACCGACCCCGTCCGCATCGACAATTTCGGCGACGGCCTGAACGTCCTGTGCGAGGCAAACGAGTTCGGCAAATCCACCATCTTCGACTCGTTGCACGCTGTTTTCTTTACGAAATCCGGCAGCACGGCGAAGGACATCAAAGCGCTCCGCCCCCACAGCGGCGGCCCCGTCTCCATCGGCGTCGAGGTCGAAACCGGCGGCGAGGTTTTCACCATCCGCAAGCGCTGGTTCTCAAAGGCCGAAACGAAAGTGTTCCAAGGCGCCAGCCTCATCGCGCAGGCCGACGCGGCAGAGGACTGGATCAGCCGCCTTCTGGGTCAGGACGGCACCGGCCCCGCAGGACTGGTGTGGGTACGTCAGGGCCTCACGGACCTCGGCACGGGCGCGAAAGACTCGCTCGAAGCACGCCGCGATCTGATGTCCTCGGTCAGCGAAGAGGTCGAACTGATGACCGGCGGCCGCCGCATGGACGCGGCCCTGAAGCGCTGCGAGGAAGACCTCGCCGTGCTCGCCACCAACACCGGCAAAGCCCGCGCCGGCGGCCCATGGAAAGCCGCCGAAGACCGCGTCGCGGAGCTGACCGAGCGGCGAAATGCTCTGCAAATCTCCGCCGACCAACTGGCCGAAGCGCTCCGCGACCGCACCGCCGCTCGCAAACGCCTCGCCAGCCTAAACGATCCCGACGAGGCAGAGGCGCGAAAGGTCAAACTGGCGGATGCAAAGACCGCATTCGAGGCCGCAACGAAGTTCGCCGATGACCTCGAAGGCCTACAGCGCAAGGCCGATCTGGCGAAACTTACGCATCAGCAAGCCGCGGAGAAATGCGAGCGCGTGACGGCAGCTATGGCTGAACACGAGACCGCAAAACGCCTCGTGATGGATGCCGTCGACAAAGCGAACAGCGCCGAGGCGAAGTTCGAGGACGCGCTGCAGGCCGACGACGCCGCGAAGAGCGCGGTCGACATCGCAGCCGCAGCGACCACCAAAGCCTCCGCCGACCTGCGCCGCGCCGAACGTGCCGCGAGCGCTCAGGAAAGCGCGGCCCGCCGCGAGGAGAAAGAAGCGCAAATCAAGGCCGCCGAGGACGCGCGGACCAAGGTCGAAACCACCGCCGCCGCGATTACCGGACCCGACGCGAAGGCACTGCAAAAGGTCGAGGACCTAGCGCGGGCTGTGGCGAACGCCATCGCCATTCGTAACGCCAGCGCACCGAATATCGTGGCGCATTATGACGGCACCACCGCGCTCAACATCGACGGGCAAGATATTGAAAACGGGAAACTTATCCCGATCAGCCGCAATACGCGGATCATGGTGCCTGGTGTGGGATCGCTGGACATCCGTCCGCCGGAAAGCGGCAACGCTGATCAGGTCGCAGTAGCAGAGGCAGCGCTGCGGGTAGCACTGGAAACGCTCGGCGCGGAAACCATCGAAGAAGCCCGCGCGCGGGCAGCTGCGCGCCAGAATGCAGAGGTCGCACACCGCGAGACGAAGGCGTCCTTTAATGCCCTCGCCCCCGATGGCATCGACGCGATCCGTGCGCAATTGGCCAAACTGCCGGAGCCCGAGGAGGCTGAGGGCGCGCCTGTTCTGGAGGCCGCGACCAAGGCCCTAGAGGCGGCTCAGACCACCGAAAAGGAGCTGCGCGCAAAGGCCGAAACCACGCGTCATCAGCTTGGCGAGGCGACAAACGAACGGGGTGTCGCGCAGGCCAACTTGAACAACGCAAACGACCGTCTGGCGCGGGCGCTGGCCGTTTTGCCCGAAGGCGGCGCGGATCAGGAGCACTTGCAGGCCGAGGCGGAGAAGGCCCGCCGCACGTGGGCGACACTGGATGAGGAATGCCAAGCCAAGGCCGCGAACGCGCCCGATCTGGAGATGGCGAAGGCGAGTTACACGCGGCTGCAATCCGCGGACGAGATGATCGCCAAGGACATTGCGGCGCTGGAAGGCCAGATCCTCGTGCTGAACGAGCGGATCAAGCACGCCTCGGGCGACGCGGTAGAGGAAGAACTCGCCGAGACCGCACAGGAACTGGAGGTCGCCGAAGCGACCCTCCGCCACATCGTGCGCGAGGTCGCGGTACTGCAACGCCTGAAGACCGCACTGACGGGCGCGAGGACCGAAGCGCGGGATCGCTATTTCGCGCCGGTGGCCAGGGAATTGCGGCCCCTGCTGAACCTGCTCTGGCCCGAGGCAGAGCTTGAGTGGTCCGAGGATAACCTGCTGCCGACTTCGCTGAAACGCGGAACGGTGGCGGAGGATCTGTCGATCCTGTCGGGCGGCACGCAGGAGCAGATCGCGCTCTTGGTCCGCCTCGCGTTTGCGCGGATGCTGTCCAATGCAGGACGGTCGGCGCCGGTGATCCTCGACGATGCGCTTGTGTTCACGGACGACGACCGGATCGAGCGGATGTTCGACGCGCTGCACCGTCAGGCGAGCGATATCCAGATCATCGTGCTGACCTGCCGCCAGCGGGCCTTCCGCGATCTGGGCGGCCAGATGCTCACCCAATCACCCGCGCAATTCATCGACTAA
- a CDS encoding helix-turn-helix domain-containing protein translates to MNKFRPTDVADVVPYSEQHDRERMPAANEFMIERHVPDLFDTPFHHHTSVEINFLEGCDMVYSFAGVPVKIMRDELTIFWGAQPHMVKDVIGKGRITNIYLSLGQFLRWGLPERLVKALQNGAVLSTGPNCTRDNAFFERLWEERHRKDTSWRRTHLDEIATRLRRFGLEGWTVRLDPANVGSVIESDARTMRHVEDILRFVADNFSAPITVGDVAEAINLSASRATSVFREVMGVSIKHHLTRTRLSHARMLLTETDSKIVTIALDSGFQSLSSFYAAFTDANNVSPAEYRKAARGN, encoded by the coding sequence ATGAACAAGTTCCGACCGACCGATGTCGCCGACGTCGTCCCGTATTCCGAACAGCACGACCGCGAGCGGATGCCTGCGGCCAACGAGTTCATGATCGAGCGCCATGTGCCCGACCTTTTCGATACGCCGTTCCATCACCACACCTCGGTCGAGATCAACTTTCTCGAAGGCTGCGACATGGTCTATTCCTTCGCCGGTGTTCCGGTGAAAATCATGCGTGACGAGCTGACGATTTTCTGGGGCGCGCAGCCGCACATGGTGAAAGATGTGATCGGTAAGGGGCGGATAACGAACATTTATCTGTCGCTTGGCCAGTTCCTGCGCTGGGGCCTGCCGGAGCGTCTGGTGAAAGCGCTGCAGAACGGCGCGGTGCTCAGCACAGGCCCCAATTGCACCCGCGATAACGCGTTTTTCGAACGCCTCTGGGAGGAGCGTCACCGCAAGGACACCTCGTGGCGGCGCACCCATCTGGACGAGATCGCGACCCGTCTGCGGCGCTTCGGACTGGAGGGTTGGACCGTGCGTCTGGACCCCGCCAACGTCGGCTCCGTCATCGAATCCGACGCCCGCACCATGCGCCATGTGGAGGACATCCTGCGGTTCGTGGCGGACAACTTCTCCGCCCCGATTACGGTCGGTGACGTGGCGGAAGCGATCAATCTGTCGGCCAGCCGCGCGACCTCGGTCTTTCGCGAAGTGATGGGCGTGTCGATCAAACACCACCTCACGCGCACTCGCCTTTCGCATGCAAGGATGCTGCTGACCGAAACCGACAGTAAGATCGTGACCATCGCGCTCGACAGCGGGTTCCAGTCGCTTTCCAGCTTCTACGCCGCCTTCACCGACGCCAACAATGTCTCCCCCGCAGAGTACCGGAAGGCCGCGCGAGGGAACTGA